The Streptomyces kanamyceticus genome window below encodes:
- a CDS encoding AIM24 family protein, translated as MKSDLFSNDHMAQPAHIPGMTLQNAKSIKYAVNGEMLARQGAMIAYRGSLQFERKSQGGVGGLLKRAVTGEGLPLMAVRGQGEAWFAHEAQNCFIVDVEPGDVLTVNGRNVLCFDATLSYKIETVKGAGITGGGLFNSVFTGTGRLGLICEGNPLVIPVTKDQPVYVDTDAVVGWTANLGTSLHRSQSIGSMIRGGSGEAVQLMLQGEGHVIVRPSEATPQKPQQH; from the coding sequence ATGAAGAGTGACCTGTTCTCCAACGACCACATGGCGCAGCCGGCCCACATACCCGGCATGACCCTCCAGAACGCCAAGTCCATCAAGTACGCCGTCAATGGCGAGATGCTCGCTCGCCAGGGCGCGATGATCGCCTACCGGGGCAGCCTCCAGTTCGAGCGGAAGAGCCAGGGCGGCGTCGGCGGCCTGCTCAAGCGGGCGGTGACCGGCGAGGGGCTGCCGCTGATGGCCGTGCGCGGCCAGGGCGAGGCGTGGTTCGCGCACGAGGCGCAGAACTGCTTCATAGTCGACGTGGAGCCCGGCGACGTCCTCACCGTCAACGGCCGCAACGTCCTGTGCTTCGACGCGACCCTCTCGTACAAGATCGAGACGGTGAAGGGCGCGGGCATCACCGGCGGCGGCCTGTTCAACAGCGTCTTCACCGGCACCGGCCGCCTCGGCCTGATCTGCGAGGGCAACCCCCTGGTCATCCCGGTCACCAAGGACCAGCCGGTGTACGTCGACACGGACGCGGTGGTCGGCTGGACCGCCAACCTCGGCACCTCCCTGCACCGCTCCCAGTCGATCGGCTCGATGATCCGCGGCGGCTCGGGCGAGGCGGTCCAGCTCATGCTCCAGGGCGAGGGCCACGTCATCGTCCGCCCGAGCGAGGCGACTCCGCAGAAGCCGCAGCAGCACTGA
- a CDS encoding class I SAM-dependent methyltransferase, giving the protein MPMNEAHQQLCSSEEWAQTVRDRILPWALEDIELGDEVVEIGPGYGANLRVLVDLVPSLTAVEIDGATARLLERDWGGRARILHADAARMPLPDAAYSAVVGFTMLHHVPTDELQDRIFAEAFRVLRPGGVFAGSDSQPSRELDELHVGDVMNTVDPAGLPTRLKAAGFSGAEVLLHPETGGMRFRARKP; this is encoded by the coding sequence ATGCCGATGAACGAAGCACACCAGCAGCTGTGCAGCTCCGAGGAGTGGGCGCAGACCGTACGGGACCGCATCCTGCCGTGGGCCCTTGAAGACATCGAACTCGGCGACGAGGTGGTGGAGATCGGGCCTGGCTACGGCGCCAACCTCCGCGTGCTCGTCGACCTCGTCCCCTCCCTCACCGCCGTCGAGATCGACGGGGCGACCGCCCGGCTCCTGGAGCGCGACTGGGGCGGCCGGGCCCGGATCCTGCACGCGGACGCCGCCAGGATGCCGCTGCCCGACGCGGCGTACTCCGCGGTCGTCGGCTTCACGATGCTGCACCACGTGCCGACCGACGAGCTCCAGGACCGCATCTTCGCGGAGGCGTTCCGCGTGCTCCGCCCCGGCGGCGTCTTCGCGGGCAGCGACAGCCAGCCGAGCCGCGAGCTCGACGAGCTGCACGTCGGGGACGTCATGAACACCGTGGACCCGGCCGGTCTGCCCACCCGTCTCAAGGCGGCGGGCTTCTCCGGGGCCGAGGTCCTGCTGCACCCGGAGACCGGCGGAATGCGCTTCCGCGCCCGGAAGCCATAG
- a CDS encoding AraC family transcriptional regulator, producing the protein MSRTGHGRTGHGRTGHARTAGPSAPITTAIFVGSFAMPRGRAFRTHTHPVHQLAWASQGLLRVRTGQGTWMLPPSLALWIPAGLPHATEAEGDTVMRSPYVDPTHCPADSVWTEPTVLAVGPLPRALIDHLVRTDLPTDARSRAEAVLLDVLRPVPVATVSVSEPRDPRALRVARALADDPADDRTLEAWGSEVGAAERTLARLFTAETGLAFGQWRKRLRMRAAMPLLAEGLPVEAVARRVGYASASSFVAAFHRVVGLTPRQYFPVREE; encoded by the coding sequence ATGTCGCGAACCGGACACGGTCGAACGGGTCATGGCCGAACCGGACACGCCCGAACCGCCGGGCCCAGCGCGCCGATCACCACCGCGATCTTCGTCGGCAGCTTCGCGATGCCGCGCGGCCGCGCCTTCCGCACGCACACCCACCCGGTCCACCAACTCGCCTGGGCCTCCCAGGGGTTGCTCCGCGTCCGCACCGGACAGGGCACTTGGATGCTGCCGCCCTCGCTCGCCCTGTGGATCCCCGCCGGGCTGCCCCACGCGACCGAGGCGGAGGGCGACACGGTGATGCGCAGCCCCTACGTCGACCCCACGCACTGTCCCGCCGACTCCGTCTGGACCGAACCCACTGTGCTGGCCGTTGGGCCTCTCCCGCGCGCCCTCATCGACCACCTGGTCCGTACCGACCTGCCCACGGACGCCCGCTCGCGCGCCGAGGCGGTACTGCTCGACGTCCTGCGGCCCGTGCCCGTGGCGACGGTCTCCGTCTCCGAGCCGCGCGACCCGCGGGCCCTGCGGGTCGCGCGTGCGCTCGCCGACGACCCGGCCGACGACCGGACCCTGGAGGCCTGGGGGAGCGAAGTGGGCGCCGCCGAACGGACCTTGGCGCGGCTCTTCACCGCGGAGACCGGCCTGGCCTTCGGCCAGTGGCGCAAGCGGCTGCGGATGCGGGCCGCGATGCCGCTGCTCGCCGAGGGCCTCCCGGTGGAGGCGGTCGCCCGGCGCGTGGGCTACGCGTCGGCGAGCTCGTTCGTCGCGGCCTTCCACCGGGTCGTGGGCCTCACGCCCCGGCAGTACTTCCCCGTCCGCGAGGAGTGA
- a CDS encoding isocitrate lyase/PEP mutase family protein: protein MTLRYEEFRDLHRRPGAPLVLPNAWDHASAAALVAAGFRAIGTTSLGVAAAAGLPDGTGAARAQTVRLARGLARTDALVTVDIEGGFSDRPEEVAALVGELADAGIVGVNIEDGRPDGTLRDAGHQSEILHAVRETASGRLFVNARTDTYWLPGAGAAAETADRLRAYQRAGADGVFVPGLRDVRAITELAAATLDTPLNILHAPDGPSLAELAEAGVRRISTGSLLFRAALGAAVAAAASVARGVPVPARVPSYAETQALSDAAAVARSAPGQ, encoded by the coding sequence ATGACACTTCGGTACGAGGAGTTCCGCGACCTGCACCGCCGCCCCGGCGCGCCCCTGGTCCTGCCCAACGCCTGGGACCACGCGTCGGCCGCCGCGCTCGTCGCCGCGGGGTTCCGCGCGATCGGCACGACCAGCCTGGGCGTGGCCGCCGCCGCGGGACTGCCGGACGGCACGGGCGCCGCCCGCGCGCAGACCGTACGGCTCGCCCGCGGCCTGGCCCGCACCGACGCCCTCGTCACCGTCGACATCGAGGGCGGCTTCAGTGACCGACCCGAGGAAGTCGCCGCTCTCGTAGGCGAGTTGGCGGACGCCGGGATCGTCGGAGTGAACATCGAGGACGGCCGCCCCGACGGCACGCTGCGCGACGCCGGGCACCAGAGCGAGATCCTGCACGCCGTGCGCGAGACGGCGTCGGGGCGGCTCTTCGTCAACGCCCGCACGGATACGTACTGGCTGCCGGGTGCAGGGGCGGCGGCGGAGACTGCCGACCGGCTCCGTGCCTACCAACGGGCGGGCGCGGACGGGGTGTTCGTCCCCGGACTGCGGGACGTACGTGCGATCACGGAGCTGGCCGCCGCGACCCTCGACACCCCGCTGAACATCCTCCACGCGCCGGACGGCCCTTCCCTCGCCGAGCTCGCGGAGGCGGGCGTCCGGCGGATCAGCACCGGCTCGCTGCTGTTCCGCGCGGCACTCGGCGCGGCGGTGGCGGCGGCCGCGTCGGTGGCCCGGGGCGTCCCGGTGCCCGCCCGCGTCCCGTCGTACGCCGAGACCCAGGCCTTGTCCGACGCGGCCGCCGTGGCGAGGTCGGCCCCGGGTCAGTAG